In Zunongwangia profunda SM-A87, the following proteins share a genomic window:
- a CDS encoding NAD(P)/FAD-dependent oxidoreductase: MNFSYWEQKSWLSDVDFVIVGSGITGLNCALQLHKDYPGASILILEKGLLPEGASTKNAGFACFGSLSEILEDLKTLPEEEVVSLIQKRVNGLKLLRKNLGDDEIGFKNHGGYEVFLEKDKSLFEECVAEIANINRLLHEVFESNCFSLSDNKFGFKNTAEKLIFSPFESQIDTGKMMSELLRKVYKKGIRILNNIAVRNFEDLGNKVVVKTDTFEVECRKLFIATNGFASKFGITDVKPARAQVLVTKPIANLQIRGTFHLDKGFYYFRNINNRLLFGGGRNLDIKEEETIQFGQTQIVQQQLEALLKTTILPNQEFEIDQRWSGIMGMGADKKPEIGQLSTNVFYGVKLGGMGIAIGSLVGKELAKSSE, translated from the coding sequence ATGAATTTTTCGTATTGGGAGCAAAAAAGCTGGCTGTCTGATGTAGATTTTGTAATTGTAGGTAGCGGCATTACCGGGTTAAACTGTGCGCTTCAATTGCATAAAGACTACCCTGGGGCTAGTATTTTAATTCTTGAAAAAGGACTTTTACCTGAAGGCGCCAGTACTAAAAATGCCGGTTTTGCCTGTTTTGGTAGCCTTTCTGAAATTTTAGAGGATCTTAAAACATTACCGGAAGAAGAAGTTGTTTCGCTAATTCAAAAACGGGTAAATGGTTTAAAATTGCTGAGGAAGAATTTAGGTGATGATGAAATCGGTTTTAAAAATCACGGCGGATATGAGGTTTTTCTGGAAAAAGACAAAAGCCTCTTTGAAGAATGCGTGGCTGAAATAGCTAATATTAATCGATTACTCCATGAAGTTTTTGAGAGCAATTGTTTTTCGCTTTCTGATAATAAATTCGGATTTAAAAATACTGCTGAAAAGCTCATTTTTAGTCCGTTTGAGTCGCAGATCGATACCGGAAAAATGATGAGCGAATTATTACGAAAAGTTTATAAAAAAGGTATCCGAATTTTGAATAATATTGCCGTCCGAAATTTCGAAGATCTAGGGAATAAAGTGGTGGTGAAAACAGATACTTTCGAGGTGGAGTGTAGAAAGTTATTTATCGCTACAAACGGTTTTGCTTCTAAATTTGGGATAACAGATGTAAAACCTGCAAGAGCTCAGGTTTTAGTAACAAAACCTATCGCGAACCTCCAGATTAGAGGTACATTTCATTTAGATAAAGGGTTTTATTATTTTAGGAATATTAATAACAGGTTGCTTTTTGGTGGTGGTAGGAATTTGGATATAAAAGAAGAGGAAACTATACAATTTGGGCAGACACAAATTGTTCAGCAGCAGTTAGAAGCACTGTTAAAGACGACTATTTTGCCCAATCAGGAATTTGAGATCGACCAGCGATGGAGCGGAATTATGGGAATGGGAGCCGATAAAAAACCTGAAATAGGACAATTATCGACTAATGTTTTTTACGGGGTAAAATTAGGAGGAATGGGAATAGCGATAGGAAGTTTAGTAGGAAAAGAACTGGCAAAAAGTAGCGAATGA
- the mtgA gene encoding monofunctional biosynthetic peptidoglycan transglycosylase yields MIKKIFRFIAKVIGWFFLITFLLVLLFKWIPLPFTPLMAIRYFEHSDEEIKHEWVPIEAISKNLQLAVICSEDQNFENHNGFDFEAIQKAIENNKKGKRVRGASTISQQTAKNAFLWPGRNYIRKGLEAYFTFLIEFLWSKERILEVYLNSIEMGKGVYGAQAAAQSWFGKDALNLSPSEAAAIAAILPNPRTYRANPPSNYISQRKSWITQQMKFYGEFDLNKPKKVKK; encoded by the coding sequence ATGATAAAAAAAATATTTCGGTTTATAGCAAAAGTTATAGGATGGTTTTTTTTAATCACTTTTTTGCTCGTTCTCCTTTTTAAATGGATTCCGTTGCCTTTTACACCCCTGATGGCTATTCGCTATTTTGAACATTCAGATGAAGAAATTAAACATGAATGGGTGCCTATTGAAGCGATTTCAAAAAACCTGCAACTGGCAGTGATCTGTAGCGAAGATCAAAATTTCGAAAATCATAATGGTTTTGATTTTGAAGCGATTCAAAAAGCTATCGAAAACAATAAAAAAGGAAAGCGCGTTCGCGGTGCGAGTACCATATCGCAGCAAACCGCTAAAAATGCATTTCTATGGCCTGGTAGGAATTATATCCGTAAAGGGCTAGAGGCTTATTTTACCTTTTTGATAGAGTTTTTATGGAGTAAAGAACGTATTCTGGAAGTCTATTTAAATAGTATTGAAATGGGAAAAGGGGTTTATGGTGCACAAGCAGCTGCACAAAGCTGGTTTGGTAAGGATGCATTAAATTTAAGTCCGTCTGAAGCTGCCGCAATTGCAGCAATCTTACCAAATCCCCGGACATACCGCGCAAATCCGCCCAGTAATTATATTAGCCAAAGAAAAAGTTGGATCACCCAGCAAATGAAGTTTTATGGCGAATTTGATTTAAATAAACCAAAAAAAGTAAAAAAATAA
- a CDS encoding YceD family protein — MRKMKAYTIPFVGLKLGKHQFEYEIDNEFFEHFEYDEFNSADVKIELLFDKKTTMMELTFKASGTVNVNCDITNEPYDQPIESSLFLVIKFGEEFNDDNEDLLIIPHGEFEINVQQYIYELIVLAVPAKKIHPGVEDGTLKSDVLDKLEELSLGNKEKKDGDDIDPRWDKLKNLLND, encoded by the coding sequence ATGAGGAAAATGAAAGCCTATACGATCCCTTTTGTGGGGTTAAAGCTTGGGAAACACCAGTTTGAGTACGAGATTGACAATGAGTTCTTTGAGCATTTTGAGTACGATGAGTTTAACAGCGCCGATGTAAAAATTGAGCTGTTATTCGATAAAAAGACGACCATGATGGAGCTTACTTTTAAAGCTTCCGGAACGGTAAATGTAAATTGTGATATCACAAATGAGCCTTATGATCAGCCAATAGAAAGCAGTTTGTTTTTGGTGATCAAATTTGGGGAGGAGTTTAATGATGATAACGAAGATTTACTTATAATTCCGCATGGAGAGTTTGAGATCAACGTACAACAATATATTTACGAACTTATTGTTCTTGCGGTACCAGCAAAAAAGATTCATCCCGGGGTTGAAGATGGGACTTTAAAATCTGATGTGCTGGATAAACTGGAGGAATTAAGCTTAGGTAATAAAGAAAAAAAAGATGGGGACGATATAGATCCCCGATGGGATAAATTAAAAAATTTACTAAACGATTAA
- a CDS encoding beta-ketoacyl-ACP synthase III translates to MNKITAAITAVGGYVPEDVLTNKMLEEMVETNDEWITTRTGIKERRILKDPNKGTSYLGIQAAKDLINKTGLDPKEIDMVILATATPDMPVAATGVHVASEIGAINAFSYDLQAACSGFLYAMSTGAAYIESGRYKKVLVIGADKMSSIIDYTDRTTCIIFGDGAGAVLMEPNEEGYGLQDEILRSDSIGRDSLRIEAGGSLLPPSEETIAKKLHYVKQDGKTVFKYAVSNMSGVSAQIMERNHLTNQDVDWLIAHQANKRIIGATANRMGVEDEKVLMNIERYGNTTSATLPLLLSDYEKKFKKGDNLIFASFGGGFTWGATYLKWAYNS, encoded by the coding sequence ATGAATAAAATCACAGCAGCCATAACAGCTGTAGGTGGCTATGTGCCAGAAGATGTGTTAACCAACAAGATGTTGGAAGAAATGGTAGAAACCAATGACGAATGGATTACTACCCGAACTGGAATTAAGGAAAGAAGAATTTTAAAAGACCCTAATAAAGGAACTTCATATTTAGGGATTCAGGCAGCTAAAGATCTTATCAATAAAACAGGTTTAGATCCTAAGGAAATCGACATGGTCATTCTTGCTACAGCAACTCCGGATATGCCGGTGGCAGCAACAGGAGTTCATGTAGCTTCAGAAATAGGAGCAATAAATGCCTTTTCTTATGATCTGCAGGCGGCCTGTTCAGGCTTTTTATATGCTATGTCTACCGGTGCTGCTTATATAGAGTCGGGTAGATATAAAAAAGTATTAGTCATAGGGGCAGATAAAATGTCTTCGATTATAGATTATACAGATCGTACGACCTGTATAATTTTTGGTGATGGTGCCGGCGCAGTATTAATGGAACCAAACGAAGAAGGTTACGGCCTACAGGATGAAATTCTGCGTAGTGACTCTATTGGCAGGGATTCTTTAAGAATCGAAGCTGGAGGATCACTTTTGCCTCCTTCTGAAGAAACCATAGCTAAAAAATTACATTACGTAAAGCAAGATGGTAAAACAGTATTTAAATATGCTGTATCTAATATGTCTGGAGTTAGCGCTCAGATTATGGAACGTAATCATCTAACAAATCAAGATGTAGACTGGTTAATTGCGCACCAGGCGAATAAAAGAATTATTGGGGCCACTGCCAACAGAATGGGCGTAGAAGACGAAAAAGTATTAATGAATATAGAAAGGTACGGTAATACAACTTCCGCAACCTTACCTTTATTACTTAGCGATTACGAGAAAAAATTTAAAAAAGGAGATAATCTAATATTTGCTTCATTTGGAGGTGGTTTCACTTGGGGAGCTACGTATCTTAAATGGGCTTATAATTCTTAA
- a CDS encoding porin family protein, protein MKNQCVLTLFLMCCLSGFSQVSFGVKAGVNFTKITLEDDPNDFRFSDDDGTGFHFGAFAGLDLNSSFGLQTEALYSREGIKDQYADYINIPVFLKWYPVAPVHLGVGPQIGFLANTELIKGQYENVAFGALINLGADIADFTVSARYVIGLSNVLDREYQLGTPPNINPFTIEGKENNFQLSLGYTF, encoded by the coding sequence ATGAAAAATCAATGTGTGCTAACCCTCTTTTTGATGTGCTGTCTTTCTGGGTTTTCACAAGTTTCCTTTGGTGTAAAAGCTGGTGTCAATTTTACTAAAATCACTTTGGAAGATGATCCAAATGACTTTCGGTTTAGTGACGACGACGGGACGGGTTTTCATTTTGGAGCCTTTGCTGGTCTTGATTTAAATTCGTCTTTTGGATTGCAAACCGAAGCTTTGTACTCCAGGGAAGGAATAAAAGATCAATACGCAGATTATATAAATATTCCTGTGTTTTTAAAATGGTATCCTGTAGCTCCGGTTCATCTTGGTGTTGGTCCTCAAATAGGTTTTCTTGCAAATACTGAATTAATTAAAGGTCAATATGAAAATGTTGCCTTTGGGGCCTTAATTAATTTAGGTGCAGATATTGCTGATTTTACAGTGAGCGCAAGATATGTTATAGGCCTTTCTAATGTTTTGGATCGAGAATATCAGTTGGGTACTCCGCCCAATATAAATCCGTTTACAATTGAAGGTAAAGAAAATAATTTTCAGCTAAGCTTAGGGTATACGTTTTAA
- the accB gene encoding acetyl-CoA carboxylase biotin carboxyl carrier protein translates to MDLKEIQNLIKFVAKSGASEVKLETGDVKITIRTGSDEKETTVVQQVPMGGQVQPQMPVQQQAPAPAPQETAAPKEEAKPTEDTSKYVTVKSPIIGTFYRKPSPDKPVFAEVGDTIKEGDVLCVIEAMKLFNEIESEVSGKIVKVLVDDSSPVEFDQPLFLVDPS, encoded by the coding sequence ATGGATTTAAAAGAAATTCAGAATTTAATAAAGTTTGTTGCCAAGTCTGGTGCCAGTGAGGTAAAACTGGAAACCGGTGATGTGAAAATCACTATTAGAACGGGCTCAGACGAAAAAGAAACCACAGTTGTGCAACAAGTGCCAATGGGTGGACAGGTACAACCGCAAATGCCTGTACAACAACAGGCACCTGCTCCTGCACCGCAGGAAACAGCTGCACCTAAAGAAGAAGCTAAACCAACCGAAGATACTTCTAAATATGTTACTGTAAAATCTCCGATTATCGGAACTTTTTACCGTAAACCTTCACCAGATAAACCTGTTTTTGCAGAAGTTGGAGATACTATCAAGGAAGGAGATGTGCTTTGTGTGATAGAGGCTATGAAACTTTTCAACGAGATTGAAAGTGAAGTTTCTGGTAAGATCGTAAAAGTACTGGTAGACGATTCGTCTCCCGTAGAGTTCGATCAGCCTTTATTTTTAGTAGATCCTTCTTAA
- the rpmF gene encoding 50S ribosomal protein L32, whose protein sequence is MAHPKRKISKTRRDKRRTHYKATAPQIGIDPTTGEAHLYHRAHWHEGKLYYRGQVLIDNTEEVEA, encoded by the coding sequence ATGGCACATCCAAAGAGAAAGATATCTAAAACCAGAAGGGATAAAAGGAGAACTCATTATAAAGCAACTGCACCACAAATAGGTATAGATCCTACTACTGGTGAGGCGCACTTATATCACAGAGCTCACTGGCATGAAGGTAAATTATATTACCGTGGTCAGGTGTTAATTGATAACACTGAGGAAGTAGAAGCTTAA
- a CDS encoding prolyl oligopeptidase family serine peptidase, with translation MKKIIIGVFTLAALASCKDSEEKNTEKDTALNLNYPKTKKVDTVTDYFGTKVNDPYRWLEDDRSEETEEWVKAENKVTFGYLDKIPFKDDLKKRLSEIWNYEKIGAPFKEGDYTYFSKNDGLQNQYVIYRRKNENDKPEVFLDPNKFSEDGTTSLSGLSFSDNGKMAAYSISEGGSDWRKVIILDTETKEVAEDTLKDIKFSGISWKGNEGFFYSSYEKPEGSELSAKTDQHRLFYHKIGTPQSEDKMIFGGTPEQKHRYVGGSVSEDNKYLFISARNSTSGGKLFMMDLTKKNPELNTIIDNEDTDTYVIENDGSKLYIVTNLDAPNQRIVTVDAANPSPENWEDFIPETKNVLSPSTGGGYFFTEYMVDAVSQVKQYDYEGNLVREIELPGLGSAGGFGAKKDADTLYYSFTNYVTPGTIYKYDIKEGTSEVYNKPNINFNPDNYESRQVFYKSKDGTKIPMIITAKKDIELNGKNPTILYGYGGFNISLTPSFSTANAVWLEQGGVYAVPNLRGGGEYGREWHDAGTKMQKQNVFDDFIAAAEYLIENNYTSKDYLAIRGGSNGGLLVGATMTQRPDLMKVALPAVGVMDMLRYHTFTAGAGWAYDYGTSEDSKEMFDYLYNYSPVHNVKEGTKYPATLITTGDHDDRVVPAHSFKFAAELQEKQAGDAPVLIRIETKAGHGAGKPTSMIIDEYADIFGFTLYNMGFEQLPSENTELKD, from the coding sequence ATGAAAAAAATCATCATTGGAGTTTTCACATTGGCTGCACTGGCATCCTGTAAAGACTCTGAAGAAAAAAACACAGAAAAAGATACTGCTTTGAATTTAAACTATCCTAAAACCAAAAAAGTAGATACCGTAACCGATTACTTTGGCACCAAAGTAAACGATCCTTACCGCTGGTTAGAAGATGATCGCAGCGAAGAAACCGAAGAATGGGTTAAAGCTGAAAACAAAGTTACCTTTGGATATTTAGATAAGATTCCGTTTAAAGATGACTTAAAAAAACGCCTCTCTGAAATATGGAATTATGAAAAAATCGGTGCCCCTTTTAAAGAAGGGGATTATACCTATTTTTCTAAAAATGACGGTTTACAAAACCAATATGTGATTTACCGTCGTAAAAATGAAAATGATAAACCAGAAGTTTTTCTTGATCCTAATAAATTTAGTGAAGATGGTACAACTTCTTTAAGTGGGTTAAGTTTTTCGGATAATGGAAAAATGGCGGCCTATAGCATTTCTGAAGGAGGAAGCGACTGGAGAAAAGTGATTATTTTGGATACTGAAACCAAAGAAGTTGCTGAAGACACCTTAAAAGACATTAAATTTAGCGGCATTTCATGGAAAGGCAACGAAGGTTTCTTTTATTCAAGTTACGAAAAACCTGAAGGTAGTGAACTTTCAGCCAAAACAGACCAGCACCGTTTATTTTATCACAAAATTGGTACACCGCAATCTGAAGACAAAATGATTTTTGGAGGTACTCCAGAGCAAAAGCATCGTTATGTAGGTGGTAGCGTAAGCGAAGACAATAAATATTTATTTATTTCAGCTCGAAATTCAACGTCTGGTGGGAAGCTTTTTATGATGGATCTTACGAAAAAGAATCCGGAATTAAATACTATTATCGACAATGAAGATACTGATACTTACGTGATCGAAAATGACGGTAGCAAACTTTATATCGTTACCAATCTTGATGCACCAAATCAACGAATAGTAACCGTAGATGCTGCAAATCCATCTCCAGAAAACTGGGAAGATTTTATCCCTGAAACCAAAAATGTACTTAGCCCCTCAACTGGTGGCGGTTATTTCTTCACCGAATATATGGTAGATGCTGTTTCCCAGGTAAAACAGTACGATTACGAAGGGAATCTTGTACGTGAGATCGAATTACCGGGATTAGGTTCGGCTGGCGGTTTTGGCGCTAAAAAAGATGCAGATACCCTATACTATTCATTTACAAATTATGTAACCCCCGGTACCATCTATAAGTACGATATTAAAGAAGGAACTTCCGAGGTGTATAATAAACCCAATATCAACTTCAATCCTGATAATTACGAAAGTCGTCAGGTATTTTACAAATCTAAAGACGGCACTAAAATTCCGATGATCATCACCGCTAAAAAAGACATTGAACTTAACGGTAAAAATCCTACAATACTATACGGATATGGCGGTTTCAACATCAGCTTAACTCCGTCTTTCAGCACCGCAAATGCCGTTTGGTTGGAACAAGGTGGTGTTTACGCTGTACCAAACCTTCGAGGCGGTGGAGAATACGGGCGTGAATGGCACGATGCAGGTACCAAAATGCAAAAGCAAAATGTATTTGACGATTTTATAGCCGCAGCAGAATATTTAATTGAAAACAATTACACTTCTAAGGATTACCTGGCTATTAGAGGTGGATCTAACGGTGGTTTACTGGTGGGTGCAACAATGACGCAGCGTCCAGATCTTATGAAGGTGGCTTTACCCGCTGTGGGGGTAATGGATATGTTACGCTATCATACGTTCACTGCCGGAGCCGGCTGGGCGTATGACTACGGAACTTCTGAGGACAGTAAAGAAATGTTCGATTATCTTTATAATTATTCGCCGGTTCACAATGTAAAAGAAGGCACTAAATATCCCGCAACTTTGATCACTACGGGAGACCATGATGACCGTGTGGTGCCTGCGCATTCTTTTAAGTTTGCAGCAGAACTACAGGAAAAACAAGCAGGAGATGCTCCAGTGCTTATTCGCATAGAAACCAAAGCAGGCCACGGAGCCGGTAAACCTACAAGCATGATCATTGATGAATATGCTGATATTTTTGGTTTCACCCTATACAACATGGGATTTGAGCAGCTCCCAAGTGAAAATACAGAGTTGAAAGATTAA
- a CDS encoding transcription elongation factor produces MTTKDHLYTMCEEYVESRIQRILRSLKDLEEDMESEGKNSAGDKYETGREMMSEEWNKLSSQLKEFKQQKDTLKLAKGREASKRIQLGCLVKTSASNYFISIPAGKMELKNETFYAVGGNSPVARLLMGKTEGEEFEFNGIKNNILSVD; encoded by the coding sequence TTGACGACAAAAGACCATTTGTACACCATGTGTGAAGAGTATGTAGAATCTCGCATTCAGCGTATTTTAAGATCACTTAAAGATCTTGAAGAAGATATGGAGAGCGAAGGAAAAAACAGTGCCGGGGATAAATATGAGACCGGCCGGGAAATGATGAGTGAAGAATGGAATAAATTATCCAGTCAGCTTAAAGAATTCAAACAACAGAAGGATACGCTAAAGTTGGCCAAAGGCAGGGAGGCTTCTAAACGTATTCAGTTAGGCTGTTTAGTAAAAACTTCGGCTTCTAATTATTTTATAAGTATTCCGGCGGGAAAAATGGAACTGAAGAACGAAACTTTTTATGCGGTAGGAGGGAATTCTCCGGTGGCCAGATTATTAATGGGGAAAACTGAGGGAGAAGAGTTTGAATTTAACGGAATTAAGAATAATATTTTAAGTGTGGATTGA
- the accC gene encoding acetyl-CoA carboxylase biotin carboxylase subunit produces the protein MFKKILIANRGEIAMRIIRTCKEMGIKTVAVYSTADAESLHVRFADEAVCIGPPQSNLSYLKIANIISAAEITNADAIHPGYGFLSENAKFSKICEEHDIKFIGASAEMISKMGDKATAKATMKAAGVPCVPGSEGILKDYDECLKLAKEIGFPVMLKATAGGGGKGMRAVWKEENLQSAWDSARQEAGAAFGNDGMYMEKLIEEPRHIEIQIIGDQTGKACHLSERDCSVQRRHQKLTEETPSPFMTPKLRKQMGEAAVKAAEYIKYEGAGTVEFLVDKHRKFYFMEMNTRIQVEHPITEQVIDYDLIREQILVAAGVPISGKNYEPQLHSIECRINAEDPYNGFRPSPGKIETLHTPGGHGIRVDTHVYSGYIIPPYYDSMIAKLITTAQTREEAINKMKRALDEFVIEGIKTTIPFHRQLMDDPRYVAGNYTTAFMEGFKMNPIEE, from the coding sequence ATGTTTAAAAAAATATTAATTGCCAATAGGGGAGAGATCGCAATGCGTATTATCCGTACTTGTAAAGAGATGGGGATAAAAACGGTAGCGGTTTATTCTACTGCAGATGCAGAAAGTCTTCACGTAAGATTCGCAGATGAGGCAGTATGTATAGGTCCTCCTCAAAGTAATTTATCGTATTTAAAGATTGCGAATATTATTTCAGCAGCAGAAATAACTAATGCTGATGCCATCCATCCAGGATATGGTTTCCTTTCAGAAAATGCGAAGTTTTCTAAAATTTGTGAAGAGCATGATATTAAATTTATCGGTGCTTCAGCAGAGATGATTAGCAAAATGGGGGACAAAGCTACTGCTAAAGCTACGATGAAAGCTGCAGGAGTACCTTGCGTACCCGGTTCAGAGGGTATTTTAAAAGATTATGATGAATGCCTTAAACTGGCGAAAGAAATAGGATTTCCTGTAATGCTTAAAGCTACTGCCGGTGGCGGTGGTAAAGGAATGCGGGCTGTTTGGAAAGAAGAAAACTTGCAGTCTGCCTGGGATTCTGCGAGACAGGAGGCCGGAGCTGCTTTTGGTAATGATGGCATGTATATGGAGAAACTTATCGAAGAGCCTCGCCATATCGAAATTCAGATTATTGGGGATCAAACAGGTAAAGCCTGTCACCTTTCTGAGAGAGATTGTTCGGTACAACGTCGTCATCAAAAATTAACCGAAGAAACTCCTTCTCCGTTTATGACGCCTAAGCTGCGTAAACAAATGGGAGAAGCAGCTGTAAAAGCTGCAGAGTATATTAAATATGAAGGAGCGGGAACTGTAGAATTCCTGGTGGATAAACATCGTAAATTCTACTTTATGGAGATGAATACCCGTATTCAGGTAGAGCATCCAATTACCGAGCAGGTGATTGATTACGATTTAATTCGTGAGCAAATTTTAGTAGCGGCAGGTGTTCCAATTTCAGGAAAGAATTACGAGCCGCAATTACATTCTATAGAGTGTAGAATAAATGCTGAAGATCCTTATAATGGCTTTAGACCATCACCGGGAAAAATTGAAACTCTGCATACCCCGGGAGGGCATGGGATTCGTGTGGATACCCATGTATATAGCGGGTACATTATTCCGCCATATTACGATTCTATGATCGCTAAATTAATCACTACGGCACAAACCCGTGAAGAAGCGATTAATAAAATGAAACGTGCATTAGATGAATTTGTGATTGAGGGCATCAAAACCACCATTCCTTTTCACCGACAGTTAATGGACGACCCAAGATATGTGGCAGGGAATTATACCACCGCATTTATGGAAGGGTTTAAAATGAACCCCATAGAAGAATAA
- a CDS encoding ABC transporter ATP-binding protein — protein MLKLENVSFAYENGEQVLENVSFTAKRGENISIIGESGCGKSTLLQIIYGLLHTEGKVFWGEQELLGPNFNLVPGEDFIKYLAQDFDLMLPLSVADNVGKYLSNMYPVKKKKRIQELLEVVEMEDMANKKTKLLSGGQQQRVALARALAKEPEMVLLDEPFSHIDHFRKNNLRRKVFKYLKEQNITCIIATHDITDALAFADTTMVLKDHNIYAKATPEDLYNNPPNKYVASLFGDVNELMLKDIVQNETSTKKIILYPEELKVSRKSPIKATVITSYFKGSTYLIEADLNGKTVFAEHRSAIPSGAHVYFVISKPLIEKRKI, from the coding sequence ATGCTGAAGTTAGAAAACGTATCTTTTGCTTACGAGAATGGAGAACAGGTTTTAGAAAACGTTAGTTTTACGGCTAAGCGAGGAGAGAACATCTCGATCATCGGAGAAAGTGGCTGCGGTAAAAGTACACTACTTCAGATTATTTACGGACTTCTGCATACAGAAGGTAAGGTGTTTTGGGGAGAACAAGAATTATTGGGACCTAATTTTAATCTTGTCCCCGGGGAAGATTTTATCAAATACCTGGCGCAGGATTTCGATTTGATGCTACCACTAAGTGTTGCCGATAATGTGGGGAAATATTTAAGCAATATGTATCCTGTAAAAAAGAAAAAGCGTATTCAGGAACTATTGGAAGTGGTAGAAATGGAAGATATGGCCAATAAGAAAACGAAACTCTTAAGTGGTGGCCAACAACAACGAGTTGCTCTTGCAAGGGCCCTTGCCAAAGAACCCGAAATGGTTTTACTGGATGAACCTTTTAGCCATATCGATCATTTCAGAAAAAATAATCTTCGGCGTAAAGTTTTTAAATACCTAAAAGAGCAAAATATTACCTGTATTATTGCCACTCACGATATTACCGATGCCCTGGCTTTTGCCGACACTACGATGGTTTTGAAAGATCATAATATTTATGCAAAAGCGACTCCGGAAGATTTATATAACAATCCGCCAAACAAATATGTTGCCTCTTTGTTTGGCGATGTGAATGAATTGATGTTAAAAGATATTGTTCAAAATGAGACTTCAACTAAAAAGATCATTCTTTATCCTGAAGAACTAAAAGTGAGCCGAAAATCACCAATTAAAGCTACTGTTATTACCTCTTATTTTAAGGGAAGTACGTATTTAATTGAAGCCGATCTTAACGGAAAAACTGTTTTTGCTGAACATCGCTCGGCTATTCCCAGCGGTGCTCACGTGTATTTTGTAATTTCTAAACCGCTAATCGAAAAGCGAAAAATATAA